One segment of Deinococcus misasensis DSM 22328 DNA contains the following:
- the bshC gene encoding bacillithiol biosynthesis cysteine-adding enzyme BshC: protein MKNIASHHTTTELRHFYRLAPGDLEGALQSPPSNVDRERLVAALRRYHQSLGTLSETLESQLQKLAHPNSRVVVAGQQAGLLLGPAFTVHKAVDAILLARQLDREDQPVLPIFWVASQDHDSQEVASTFLLDFQENLVHLGLPLPQGVPVYRIPLKEEWVNHVVGALQNMDAPFKDQAVDLVQQSARGNYADWFSGMAQRLLGEHGLIAFDPMFPDLAALFSPAIERELQKPLASPHRIEDAAAELIALGFEPQLRRQAGATNLFLEGNDGHRRLLRYDGSHFHADRLYTLRELQDLLKHDPSRITPAAGLRPIVQDTVLPTIVNVLGPGELAYATQLGKVYDLHGVSQPLLWKRLSVTYIEPPVQRMLEKYGITAQDFQKDPEGITERLLLQESGIQQNFREKLGELELLFEQLAETSLELDPNLAGSVHRSRQRVVGHVQRLERKLARHMMQTENAREGQFARLHRHLLPAGIPQERALSYFTYLAKYGDFPLKQLLSLTAGAQSRLNL from the coding sequence GGGACCCTCAGTGAAACGCTGGAAAGCCAGTTGCAGAAACTCGCCCATCCGAACAGTCGGGTGGTTGTTGCTGGACAGCAGGCCGGTTTGCTGCTCGGGCCTGCTTTCACAGTGCACAAAGCTGTGGATGCCATCTTGCTGGCCCGTCAACTGGACCGGGAAGACCAGCCTGTGTTGCCGATCTTCTGGGTGGCCAGTCAGGACCACGATTCACAGGAGGTCGCCTCCACGTTCCTCTTGGACTTTCAGGAGAACCTCGTGCATCTGGGTTTGCCTTTGCCTCAAGGGGTCCCGGTGTACCGGATTCCCCTCAAAGAGGAATGGGTGAACCATGTGGTGGGTGCCCTGCAAAACATGGACGCCCCATTCAAAGATCAGGCAGTGGATCTGGTTCAGCAGAGCGCCAGAGGCAATTATGCAGATTGGTTCTCGGGGATGGCCCAGAGGCTCTTGGGAGAGCATGGACTGATTGCTTTCGATCCGATGTTCCCAGATCTGGCGGCTTTGTTCAGTCCAGCCATCGAGCGGGAGTTGCAAAAACCTCTGGCCAGTCCGCACCGCATTGAGGACGCCGCAGCAGAATTGATTGCTCTGGGGTTTGAACCGCAGTTGCGCCGTCAGGCCGGGGCCACGAACCTGTTTCTGGAGGGCAACGATGGGCACCGCAGACTCCTGAGGTATGACGGCAGCCACTTCCATGCAGACCGCCTGTACACCCTCCGTGAACTTCAGGACCTCTTGAAGCACGACCCGAGCCGCATCACTCCAGCAGCGGGCTTGCGTCCCATCGTGCAAGACACGGTGCTTCCAACCATTGTGAATGTGCTCGGTCCGGGTGAGTTGGCTTACGCCACGCAGCTTGGCAAGGTGTACGACCTGCACGGGGTCAGTCAACCCTTGCTCTGGAAACGCCTGAGCGTCACCTACATTGAACCGCCCGTGCAACGCATGCTGGAAAAGTACGGCATCACGGCGCAAGATTTTCAGAAGGATCCAGAGGGCATCACCGAAAGGCTGCTGCTTCAGGAAAGCGGCATCCAGCAGAACTTCCGTGAAAAACTCGGGGAACTGGAGCTTTTGTTCGAGCAACTGGCAGAGACTTCTCTGGAACTGGACCCCAATCTGGCAGGCAGTGTGCACCGCTCACGCCAGAGGGTGGTGGGGCATGTGCAGCGTCTGGAACGCAAGCTGGCCCGCCACATGATGCAAACGGAGAATGCCAGAGAAGGGCAATTTGCGCGTCTGCACCGCCATTTGCTGCCTGCAGGCATTCCGCAGGAGCGTGCCCTGAGTTACTTCACGTACCTCGCGAAGTACGGGGATTTCCCCTTGAAACAGCTGCTTTCCCTCACCGCAGGTGCCCAGAGTCGATTAAACTTATAA
- a CDS encoding chloride channel protein, with the protein MRSPLPFRFRNRLETSRMVLYSALAGSLVGVVGALLLSGLDLAQDFLMGLAGYHPPSLPSRGGVLMAFEGNVRWWALLILPVMVGISVWLYRPQHIDPLAENIEHYHSGESRPIQWGMQLRRILAGFLSVGAGVPLGREGMLLSVAQATAHLTSRFGSLSKSEARTILMASSAAVLGVVFHAPLACAVIIAEILYRRNEFEFEILMPAVLSSVAAYAVYGSLMGFSPLLDIPPVETPSYWSMPLYLLLGAVIAGMANVYLQAIRALRRNLRSLKINLLFVPVAGAVGVALCSVFFDGTLGDGLGWLQLGMLGMLDDLSVYQHFMVRFMITLMVSGTFMIGGYFTPQLVIGGFAGASLGAAINAVFPADPVNVLVFGLVGAAAFLSSTTNIPLGATLLVATWSGEQILIPLVLSTFTAYAVGGVYSLYVEQKNVRAESGAHISNIVSEALSQPGPQDLMDLLRNQPVTVLQGDTEQISEIDVPTHWYDKTKDLIDLPESILIFAIAREGKILIPNNKTPFIEGDKVILIGEPPEVAAFKEMLAQQKETTSQEAPETPSENGVVA; encoded by the coding sequence ATGCGTTCACCGTTACCGTTCAGATTTCGCAACCGACTGGAAACCAGCCGCATGGTGCTTTACAGCGCTCTGGCCGGAAGTCTGGTCGGCGTGGTGGGTGCATTGCTGCTCAGCGGTCTGGATTTGGCGCAGGACTTCCTGATGGGCCTTGCTGGGTACCATCCGCCTTCTTTGCCGTCCAGAGGGGGCGTCCTGATGGCCTTCGAGGGGAATGTGCGCTGGTGGGCGCTCCTGATTCTGCCTGTGATGGTGGGAATCAGCGTGTGGCTGTACCGCCCACAGCACATTGATCCTCTGGCGGAAAACATCGAGCATTACCACAGCGGAGAGTCCAGGCCCATCCAGTGGGGCATGCAACTGCGCCGGATTCTGGCGGGGTTCCTGTCGGTGGGGGCCGGGGTGCCTCTGGGACGTGAAGGGATGCTGCTGAGTGTCGCGCAAGCCACTGCGCACCTGACTTCCAGGTTTGGTTCCCTGTCCAAAAGTGAAGCCCGCACCATCCTGATGGCCAGCAGTGCCGCTGTGCTGGGCGTGGTGTTCCATGCCCCTCTGGCCTGCGCCGTGATCATCGCAGAAATCCTGTACCGCCGCAATGAATTCGAATTTGAAATCCTGATGCCTGCCGTGCTGTCCAGCGTGGCAGCTTATGCGGTTTACGGCTCTTTGATGGGGTTTTCTCCCTTGCTGGACATTCCGCCCGTCGAAACCCCTTCGTACTGGTCCATGCCCCTGTACCTGCTGCTCGGGGCCGTGATTGCCGGGATGGCCAACGTGTACCTGCAAGCCATCCGTGCCCTGCGCAGAAACCTGAGAAGCCTGAAAATCAACCTGCTGTTCGTTCCGGTGGCTGGAGCAGTGGGGGTGGCCCTGTGCAGCGTGTTCTTTGATGGCACCCTCGGGGACGGACTGGGTTGGTTGCAACTCGGGATGCTGGGCATGCTGGATGACTTGAGCGTGTACCAGCACTTCATGGTGCGCTTCATGATCACCTTGATGGTCTCAGGGACCTTCATGATCGGAGGGTACTTCACCCCTCAACTGGTGATCGGCGGATTCGCCGGGGCCAGTCTGGGGGCTGCCATCAACGCGGTTTTCCCAGCAGATCCAGTGAATGTGCTGGTGTTTGGTCTGGTGGGGGCAGCCGCTTTCCTGAGCAGCACCACCAACATCCCCCTCGGAGCCACCCTGCTGGTCGCCACCTGGAGCGGTGAACAAATCCTGATCCCTCTGGTGCTTTCCACCTTCACCGCTTACGCAGTCGGCGGGGTGTACAGCCTGTACGTCGAGCAGAAAAACGTCCGGGCAGAGTCCGGCGCACACATCAGCAACATTGTGTCCGAGGCACTCAGCCAGCCCGGACCGCAGGACCTGATGGACCTCCTGAGAAACCAGCCGGTGACCGTGCTGCAAGGGGACACCGAACAAATCAGCGAAATTGATGTGCCCACCCACTGGTACGACAAAACCAAGGACCTGATCGACCTTCCCGAGAGCATCCTGATTTTTGCCATTGCCCGAGAAGGCAAAATCCTGATCCCCAACAACAAAACCCCTTTCATTGAGGGAGACAAGGTGATCCTGATTGGTGAGCCTCCAGAGGTGGCTGCCTTCAAGGAGATGCTGGCCCAGCAGAAAGAAACCACTTCGCAGGAGGCCCCGGAAACCCCGTCTGAAAACGGGGTGGTGGCATGA